In Colletotrichum destructivum chromosome 8, complete sequence, the following proteins share a genomic window:
- a CDS encoding Putative biotin/lipoyl attachment, biotin carboxylase-like domain, rudiment single hybrid has translation MLNESSSTRPSEDTRGKLSTRELFVVDIPVDADGQPKIRKLLVANRGEIACRVISTCRKLGVATVAVYTQEDTVSQHVRDADEAICIGSVELNAKNPFLDIELLIKTAVDVGADAVHPGYGYLSENPDFASSVRHAGLNFVGPPSEAMSTLGDKRSSKDYLRQKAPEVPLIPGFMGTSLEIEDLKKAAVDIGFPVMLKASAGGGGKGMRVVHEVSQLQSELNRAQSEAQRSFGSSDCILEKFIENSKHIEIQVVGDQYGHVVSFLERDCSIQRRNQKVIEEAPCPFLDQETRRHMSDTAVRIVKLIGYEGAGTVEFVFDTATKKFYFLEVNTRLQVEHSITEEVVGVDLVALQLFVAAGGRLSELPELSHIVQTGHAIECRLCAEDPRRDFLPSHDKILLWKPASPERVPGSVVRYETAICSGTSISIYFDSMICKIVVWAPTRSQAIRRLAKELAGTACIGIRTNQLFLQSCLLHPAFQDFGYKTSFIPDNITGLLQSPYSPDLPGYISLVPALFLRSVQQLQIGEVSVRRPFQAVRRRFHNQKFDAFHNSCDIISLRDSNSPAGETVRNDACLIKPASTDAEHEWSVYLYPLVRGLRKPSTNQTASSAQDLATTYAHTSRALRTGEAWLGPSFKATHVEVRPVYQHGTVPSTTGASSAAMSMTLSLDGQRIRAYLAVSDDGDGRQSLSLNETIKVLCHLPQLGEWKEFRRDTLLSFYTSLRKEALSNSDQESSVKAPMPCKVLSIAKVLGEDVSAGECVMVIESMKMEINIIVGVSGKFQTKWKIGEAVDEGAVLCLVE, from the exons ATGCTAAACGAAAGTTCAAGTACTCGTCCAAGTGAAGATACCCGGGGGAAGCTGTCGACTCGCGAATTGTTTGTGGTCGACATTCCAGTCGATGCTGATGGACAGCCCAAGATCCGTAAGCTTCTCGTTGCGAACCGAGGAGAGATTGCCTGTCGAGTTATTTCAACCTGCCGAAAGCTCGGTGTAGCAACAGTGGCAGTGTATACACAAGA AGACACTGTGTCGCAACACGTTCGGGATGCGGATGAAGCCATTTGCATTGGCTCTGTGGAGCTGAACGCGAAAAACCCTTTCCTCGACATTGAGCTTCTCATAAAAACGGCTGTTGACGTCGGGGCCGACGCGGTCCACCCCGGGTATGGATACCTCAGCGAAAACCCGGATTTCGCCAGCAGCGTACGCCACGCCGGGCTCAACTTCGTCGGCCCCCCGAGTGAGGCAATGTCCACACTCGGCGACAAGCGCTCCTCCAAGGACTATCTCCGCCAGAAAGCCCCCGAAGTGCCTCTGATACCGGGATTTATGGGCACCAGCCTCGAGATTGAGGACCtcaagaaggcggcggtcGACATTGGCTTCCCCGTGATGCTGAAagcctcggccggcggcggagggaAGGGCATGCGGGTCGTGCACGAAGTATCGCAGCTGCAATCGGAACTTAACAGAGCACAGTCGGAGGCCCAGAGGTCCTTTGGTTCGAGCGACTGCATCCTGGAGAAGTTCATCGAGAACAGCAAGCACATCGAGATCCAAGTCGTCGGAGATCAGTACGGGCACGTGGTTTCCTTCCTCGAACGGGACTGCTCCATTCAACGCCGGAACCAGAAAGTCATCGAGGAGGCGCCCTGCCCCTTTCTCGATCAAGAGACTAGGAGGCACATGAGTGACACGGCGGTTCGGATCGTAAAACTCATCGGCTACGAGGGTGCCGGTACGGTCGAGTTCGTCTTCGACACGGCAACCAAGAAGTTCTACTTTCTTGAAGTCAACACCCGACTCCAAGTTGAGCATTCAATTACCGAAGAGGTCGTCGGGGTTGACCTTGTCGCTCTCCAGCTCTTTGTCGCCGCTGGGGGCCGCCTCTCGGAGCTCCCCGAGCTTTCTCACATTGTCCAGACGGGGCACGCAATCGAGTGCAGGCTTTGCGCCGAGGACCCCCGGAGAGACTTCCTCCCCAGCCATGACAAGATCTTATTGTGGAAGCCGGCGtcgccagaaagagtaccGGGGTCAGTCGTCCGTTACGAGACGGCAATATGCAGCGGTACTTCTATCTCCATCTACTTCGACTCGATGATATGCAAAATTGTCGTATGGGCGCCCACAAGATCCCAGGCCATCAGAAGGCTTGCAAAAGAACTCGCAGGCACTGCCTGTATCGGCATCAGAACCAATCAGCTTTTCCTCCAGAGCTGTCTGTTACATCCGGCGTTCCAGGATTTTGGGTACAAAACGTCATTCATCCCCGACAACATCACAGGATTGCTTCAGAGCCCCTACTCACCAGATCTGCCGGGCTACATCTCCCTAGTTCCTGCTCTGTTTCTGCGATCCGTGCAACAGCTGCAGATCGGTGAAGTATCCGTCCGGCGCCCGTTCCAGGCGGTCCGCCGCCGATTCCATAACCAGAAGTTCGACGCCTTTCATAACAGTTGTGATATCATATCTTTGAGGGATTCGAATTCCCCCGCCGGAGAAACCGTCCGTAACGACGCGTGTCTGATCAAGCCCGCATCCACAGACGCGGAGCATGAATGGAGCGTCTACCTTTACCCCTTGGTTCGAGGTTTGAGGAAACCATCAACGAATCAGACCGCTTCCTCGGCACAGGACCTTGCGACGACTTATGCTCACACTAGCCGAGCTCTGCGTACAGGGGAAGCTTGGCTGGGGCCATCTTTCAAAGCCACCCACGTTGAGGTAAGGCCCGTATATCAACATGGGACAGTCCCGTCGACTACGGGAGCTTCATCAGCGgccatgtccatgactcTATCACTAGACGGTCAGAGGATTCGCGCATACCTCGCGGTGTCggatgacggtgacggccGTCAAAGCCTGTCGCTTAACGAAACGATTAAAGTCCTCTGCCACCTACCTCAGCTGGGAGAATGGAAAGAGTTTCGTCGGGATACCTTGCTGTCGTTCTACACGAGTCTGAGGAAGGAAGCTCTGTCAAACAGCGACCAGGAGAGCAGTGTCAAAGCACCGATGCCCTGCAAGGTTCTCTCGATTGCAAAGGTGTTGGGCGAAGATGTCAGCGCAGGTGAGTGCGTCATGGTGATTGAGAGCATGAAAATGGAAATCAACATCATTGTGGGCGTGTCCGGAAAGTTCCAGACAAAGTGGAAGATTGGTGAAGCGGTGGACGAAGGGGCCGTACTCTGCCTTGTTGAATAG